ACCATTCTTTAATTTATAAAAGGTACTCTTACTTACATTTGCTTTTTCCTTAAGCTCATTATGTTGCATAACTAAATCAATAAGTTTTTTAATTAACCTTTTATAACTTAATTCCATATAACCTCTAAGATTATTTTTACGGTAGCTAATCTC
This DNA window, taken from Streptobacillus felis, encodes the following:
- a CDS encoding helix-turn-helix domain-containing protein, encoding MELSYKRLIKKLIDLVMQHNELKEKANVSKSTFYKLKNGENVTTDILLRICDALDCDISEIMECIKND